From a region of the Salinispira pacifica genome:
- a CDS encoding putative bifunctional diguanylate cyclase/phosphodiesterase, protein MEIREIQAFIEGKDTDSNALRTQLAHLVKAHRVQAEREKKLKDELQGEKEENRRLIHLSSIHPDTMLPLYREYLKDMNILLEGLDPRVNSFALVHFMIKDHTDQQYSSYNVRKPLMFKTVMKLQDLLLQGETLYQGERLEDLILYVPALEKEEFLRDRLLTRFLPIISARHQTGSGELQFDCHMGMVRYPDHGTSLNELNSNLEFALQEAVREKQSLIQYNTDIGEIQRKNLIIQRDLRKEKEESFAGLELRYQPFVNSGNRVVGCESLVRWNHPEFGFISPEKFIRISEQTGDIKMLGRWILYQALQDLKRWLKAGLEDIYVSVNLSPVQFTHKGLSEEIIRMMKAIGLEGRYLKLEITEGAIMADPEESTMIIKNLQNYGIRIAIDDFGTGYSSLNYLMNLPINTLKLDKSFVDDVLNNSRNQEVVRSIINLGDSLGMELLAEGVESKDQKEYLFAQGVHYIQGYYYSAPVTSGEFETIIGDPDYFQDK, encoded by the coding sequence ATGGAAATACGGGAAATACAGGCATTCATAGAAGGAAAAGATACTGACTCAAATGCCTTGCGAACCCAGCTGGCTCATTTGGTGAAAGCCCACCGTGTTCAGGCTGAGCGGGAAAAGAAGCTGAAGGATGAATTACAGGGGGAGAAGGAAGAAAACCGAAGACTCATTCATCTTTCCTCAATTCACCCTGACACCATGCTTCCCCTCTACCGGGAATATCTGAAAGATATGAATATCCTACTTGAGGGGCTGGATCCCCGGGTAAACAGTTTTGCCCTGGTCCACTTTATGATTAAGGATCATACAGACCAGCAATACAGTTCCTACAATGTCCGGAAACCTCTGATGTTCAAGACGGTAATGAAGCTTCAGGACCTGCTGCTGCAAGGTGAAACCCTTTACCAGGGAGAGCGCCTGGAAGATCTGATTCTTTATGTGCCTGCTCTGGAAAAAGAGGAGTTTCTCAGGGATCGGCTGCTTACCCGTTTTCTCCCGATCATCAGTGCCCGGCATCAGACCGGGAGCGGCGAGCTGCAGTTTGACTGTCATATGGGCATGGTGAGATATCCGGATCACGGTACGAGTCTCAATGAGCTGAATTCCAATCTCGAGTTTGCACTCCAGGAAGCTGTGAGGGAAAAGCAGAGTCTGATTCAGTACAACACGGATATCGGCGAGATTCAGCGAAAGAATCTCATTATTCAGCGAGATCTGAGAAAGGAAAAGGAAGAGAGCTTCGCCGGTCTGGAACTTCGCTATCAGCCCTTTGTAAATTCCGGGAACCGGGTTGTGGGCTGTGAGAGTCTGGTTCGCTGGAACCATCCGGAGTTCGGGTTTATTTCCCCGGAGAAATTTATCCGCATATCGGAACAGACGGGAGATATAAAAATGCTCGGCCGCTGGATTCTGTATCAGGCCCTGCAGGATCTTAAGCGCTGGTTGAAGGCCGGGCTGGAAGATATCTATGTTTCGGTGAATCTGTCCCCCGTGCAGTTCACCCATAAAGGCTTATCCGAAGAGATTATCAGAATGATGAAAGCCATCGGTCTGGAGGGAAGATACCTAAAACTTGAGATTACCGAAGGTGCGATTATGGCGGATCCGGAAGAATCCACCATGATAATCAAGAATCTTCAGAATTATGGCATCCGCATTGCCATAGACGATTTCGGAACCGGATACTCTTCCCTGAATTATCTCATGAATTTGCCGATAAATACTCTGAAACTCGATAAGTCCTTCGTGGATGATGTGTTGAATAACAGCCGAAATCAGGAAGTCGTTCGAAGCATCATTAATCTGGGGGACAGCTTAGGAATGGAACTGCTTGCAGAAGGTGTGGAAAGCAAAGATCAAAAAGAGTATCTGTTTGCCCAGGGTGTTCACTACATTCAGGGATACTACTATTCTGCCCCGGTCACATCAGGGGAATTCGAAACCATCATCGGGGATCCGGACTATTTCCAGGATAAATAG
- a CDS encoding bifunctional type I 3-dehydroquinate dehydratase/shikimate dehydrogenase — translation MSRICLTLPGPDAGADIRFAGDYQGCYQALELRLDLLENPVADALEILSFLGEQNSVMETLGNDPSLIMTLRRVEDGGRFSGSVQEQTERISAILESLQNTAGHTWSRIQPVLAVDLEADSALDQFAGSLGRKHVTVIRSLHDFQGTPHDLASLLEHCASQGDIPKLAVMPGGLHDLTRIFQEGRKYARRRPGKRFILLGMGEYGIPSRILPERIGSYLSFASPGEGVAPGQMDCRELHESFRARKINPDTPIFAIIGNPVSHSRSPEIHNGNFRRDRREALYIPLLCDDPEEIPAFALEANLLGASVTVPHKEAVRRILQHEDDEVSAVEACNTIIRDSRGWTGLNTDVSGFIQPIIPVLREIRESRGEVKAAVIGAGGAAKAAAYALLREGCELIILNRTPRRAEELAEQLSSIFPGKVISGVLGPDSRSLLQTYRYMIVQTTTVGMAHGHAGDPLSFYDFTGDEFLYDIIYTPAVTELMGRAENAGCRTKNGWEMFQRQAALQARRSPKLLTNM, via the coding sequence ATGTCGCGTATTTGTCTGACGCTTCCGGGGCCCGATGCAGGAGCCGACATCCGCTTCGCCGGAGATTATCAGGGCTGTTATCAGGCCCTGGAACTGAGATTGGACCTGCTCGAAAACCCTGTAGCTGACGCCCTGGAAATTTTGAGTTTTCTGGGGGAGCAGAATTCCGTTATGGAAACCCTGGGGAATGATCCGTCGCTGATAATGACTCTGAGGAGAGTTGAGGACGGGGGCCGGTTTTCTGGAAGTGTACAAGAGCAAACCGAGCGTATCAGCGCAATTCTTGAATCTCTTCAGAATACTGCCGGTCATACCTGGAGCAGAATCCAGCCCGTTCTGGCAGTGGACCTGGAAGCAGACTCCGCTCTGGATCAGTTTGCAGGTTCACTTGGCAGAAAGCATGTGACCGTTATCCGGTCTCTACACGATTTTCAGGGAACCCCGCACGATCTGGCCTCGCTTCTGGAGCACTGTGCTTCACAAGGGGATATTCCCAAGCTCGCGGTAATGCCCGGAGGTCTGCATGATCTTACAAGGATATTTCAGGAAGGAAGAAAGTATGCCCGGCGCCGCCCCGGTAAGCGGTTCATTCTCCTGGGGATGGGAGAGTATGGTATTCCCAGCAGAATTCTGCCGGAACGGATCGGAAGCTATTTGAGTTTCGCTTCTCCAGGAGAAGGGGTTGCTCCCGGGCAGATGGATTGCCGGGAGTTGCATGAAAGCTTTCGTGCCCGGAAGATCAATCCCGATACGCCCATCTTTGCGATTATCGGAAACCCCGTATCCCACAGCCGTAGTCCGGAAATACACAACGGGAATTTCCGGCGTGACCGGCGGGAGGCATTGTACATTCCTCTCCTTTGCGATGATCCCGAAGAAATTCCCGCTTTTGCTCTGGAAGCAAATCTTCTGGGGGCTTCGGTAACCGTGCCCCATAAGGAGGCGGTGCGGAGGATTCTCCAGCACGAGGACGATGAGGTCTCAGCCGTTGAAGCCTGCAATACTATTATTCGCGATTCCCGGGGATGGACGGGGCTGAATACGGATGTCAGCGGGTTTATTCAGCCCATTATCCCGGTCCTCAGAGAAATCAGAGAGTCCCGGGGCGAGGTGAAGGCGGCGGTGATTGGAGCCGGCGGTGCGGCCAAGGCTGCGGCATATGCTCTTCTGAGAGAAGGCTGTGAGCTCATAATTCTCAACCGTACGCCCCGCCGGGCAGAAGAGCTGGCGGAGCAGCTATCTTCAATCTTCCCGGGGAAGGTTATCAGCGGAGTACTTGGTCCTGATTCAAGGTCTTTGCTGCAAACATACCGGTATATGATTGTCCAAACAACAACTGTGGGTATGGCTCACGGTCATGCCGGGGATCCCCTATCATTTTACGATTTTACAGGAGATGAATTTCTCTATGATATTATTTATACCCCTGCGGTTACAGAACTTATGGGGCGGGCCGAAAATGCCGGATGCAGAACCAAAAACGGATGGGAAATGTTTCAGAGACAGGCTGCCCTTCAGGCCCGGCGTTCTCCAAAGTTATTGACGAATATGTGA
- a CDS encoding helicase-associated domain-containing protein yields MAKHEQIWKQFLFTLSDEVFFNVIRNYLGPFPTPYNKHDLIEKLVLFLQNPENRQMITGSISSEEMELISAINLLHSDDVNSIISFFGNTVNPGRLYSRLLNLKDRLIIFRHPENAELRINPYLSDELKQKGLGTQNLFPSKPARLSYRVLPWLNDTLFHAVLPLILENPSMLKADGSFKKAVYTRFEHMIPALFPESPQGTYSRFERFFLSLSILGFIRKQGQEVRGEISRWKEWGELSISERHVYYWASYIMSLQKQDHSLLEPGDESLFLIQQELKTAGEFLFRSLGKFSPGRAYSRETAARIIHLELDGSKLNYSARLMIRLMEDLDLLIPDQNELTVNPVLEELFISGDEDEQGPGVVIQSDYHITMQPRGSFIHRSAVAAASRLTQYDMVSRFELSKESLFRAMSAGYTGEEIREGLENLSGHHLPQNVIFSIESWVGEYLSIQIRPGYLIQSSESSSAIIEHVCDSREDVLNLGGGNFLFPMHNLDWVDLLEENGIRVAQLLDKIESDEGPFFPPPEPLHLDTLTGSGRQKSQRTHSSGERDEEITLSGGEPEITEEKKEALREFVRNMGLSEDAEKELILRVDNNLIFRKEQIDPKIIRPDITEARGLNYNSKLRLIEMALGDHDLLEFFSSGNEIPMLIRPGRIIKKPGRGSDLLEGKLLPSQQDTVIPISKAKLIRRLKGSLFNRL; encoded by the coding sequence ATGGCGAAGCATGAACAGATTTGGAAGCAGTTTCTCTTTACTCTCAGCGATGAGGTTTTTTTCAATGTTATCAGAAACTATCTGGGACCGTTTCCCACCCCATACAACAAGCACGATCTGATTGAAAAGCTTGTTCTCTTTCTTCAGAACCCGGAAAACCGGCAGATGATCACCGGATCCATCAGTTCAGAAGAAATGGAATTGATTTCAGCAATCAACCTTCTCCACAGTGATGATGTGAATTCCATAATCTCGTTCTTTGGCAACACGGTTAACCCCGGCCGGCTTTACAGTCGCCTGCTGAATCTGAAGGACAGACTGATCATTTTCAGACACCCGGAAAATGCCGAACTGCGTATCAATCCGTATTTATCGGATGAGCTGAAACAAAAGGGGCTGGGAACACAAAACCTTTTTCCTTCAAAACCCGCACGGCTCAGCTACCGGGTTCTTCCCTGGCTGAATGATACTCTCTTTCACGCGGTTCTGCCGCTGATCCTGGAAAACCCATCTATGCTGAAAGCCGACGGAAGCTTCAAAAAAGCTGTCTACACCCGGTTTGAACATATGATTCCCGCACTCTTTCCCGAGTCTCCCCAGGGAACCTACAGCCGCTTCGAACGCTTCTTCCTCAGCCTGTCGATTCTGGGATTTATCCGGAAGCAAGGACAGGAGGTGCGCGGTGAAATATCCCGCTGGAAGGAATGGGGCGAACTCTCCATCAGTGAGCGACATGTATATTACTGGGCATCCTATATCATGAGCCTGCAGAAGCAGGATCACAGTCTGCTGGAGCCGGGGGATGAGTCTCTATTCCTCATACAGCAGGAGCTGAAAACCGCCGGTGAATTTCTGTTTAGAAGTCTCGGGAAGTTTTCACCGGGAAGAGCCTACAGCCGTGAAACAGCAGCCCGAATCATTCATCTTGAACTTGACGGAAGCAAACTGAATTATTCAGCCAGGCTGATGATCCGTCTTATGGAAGACCTGGATCTCCTCATCCCCGACCAGAATGAGCTTACCGTCAATCCTGTTCTTGAAGAACTTTTTATATCCGGGGATGAAGATGAGCAGGGACCGGGGGTGGTAATTCAAAGCGACTACCATATTACCATGCAGCCCCGGGGATCCTTCATTCACAGAAGCGCAGTGGCCGCAGCAAGCCGCCTTACCCAGTATGACATGGTTTCACGCTTCGAACTTTCAAAAGAAAGCCTCTTCCGGGCCATGAGCGCCGGATACACGGGTGAAGAAATCAGGGAAGGGTTGGAGAATCTCAGCGGTCATCACCTGCCTCAAAATGTGATATTCAGCATCGAAAGCTGGGTGGGTGAATATCTTTCCATTCAGATCCGGCCCGGGTACCTTATTCAAAGCAGTGAATCCAGCTCGGCGATCATTGAGCATGTATGCGATTCCCGGGAGGACGTGCTCAATCTTGGCGGTGGAAATTTCCTCTTCCCGATGCATAACCTGGATTGGGTCGATCTCCTTGAAGAAAACGGAATTCGGGTTGCCCAGCTTCTGGATAAAATTGAAAGTGACGAAGGTCCGTTTTTCCCTCCTCCCGAACCCCTTCATCTGGACACTCTCACAGGTTCCGGAAGGCAAAAGTCTCAGCGCACCCACAGTTCCGGTGAACGGGATGAAGAAATTACGCTTTCCGGCGGCGAACCGGAAATTACGGAAGAGAAAAAAGAAGCTCTACGGGAATTTGTCCGAAACATGGGCCTCAGCGAAGATGCGGAAAAGGAGCTGATTCTCAGGGTGGACAATAATCTCATTTTCCGGAAAGAACAGATCGATCCAAAAATAATTCGCCCGGACATCACCGAGGCAAGGGGCCTGAATTACAATTCCAAGCTTCGGCTCATAGAAATGGCCCTGGGGGATCATGATTTGCTGGAATTTTTCAGCTCGGGAAACGAAATTCCCATGCTGATTCGTCCCGGAAGAATTATTAAGAAACCCGGCCGGGGAAGCGATCTTCTTGAAGGAAAACTGCTGCCTTCCCAGCAGGACACGGTTATTCCCATCAGCAAGGCAAAATTGATACGCCGGCTCAAGGGGAGCCTTTTTAACCGGCTGTAG
- a CDS encoding DNA repair helicase XPB gives MMFNSAGSPLIIQGDQSILLDLHDPRAEDARKDIASFAELEKSPEHIHTYRLTPLSLWNAAAAGYSSETVLKVLDSYSRYPMPSGLDTKIGEIMDRYGTITLRESEEDAGGDRKLLILQVHDPYIYKIIENTKSVEKLLLPRREDDGASFYLHPMQRGNIKQELIQLGYPVDDLIPLKEGEPLEIGKLEQTVSGGEFHVRDYQLQAADSFVGNMEGGTGYGTVVLPCGGGKTIVGIEVMSRLKTQTLILAPNVSAVHQWKRELLDKTNLSEDDIGEYSGQRKEIRKVTIATYQILVWRPDIDGDFPHFDLVTRSSWGLIIYDEVHLLPAPIFRVTAEIQAVRRLGLTATLVREDGKEKEVFSLVGPKRFDVPWKDLESRGWISEAICKEIRVELPDKDQLKYATADKRKKYRIASENERKYDILDYLIHHHPQDQILIIGQYLEQLEEVRKRIDAPIITGKTPNSRRDELYQDFRDGKIRVLIVSKVANFAIDLPDASVAVQISGSFGSRQEEAQRLGRILRPKEQSAYFYSIISRYTVEEEFGMNRQKFLAEQGYSYLLEVWDA, from the coding sequence ATGATGTTTAACAGCGCAGGCAGCCCTCTTATAATTCAGGGAGATCAGAGCATACTTCTGGACCTTCACGACCCCCGTGCAGAAGATGCGCGGAAAGATATCGCATCTTTTGCGGAACTGGAAAAATCTCCGGAACACATTCACACCTACCGCCTTACCCCCCTGTCCCTGTGGAATGCGGCAGCTGCGGGGTACAGCAGCGAAACCGTTTTAAAGGTGCTCGATTCATACAGCCGCTATCCCATGCCCTCGGGACTGGATACCAAGATTGGTGAAATCATGGACCGGTACGGCACCATTACTCTCAGGGAGTCGGAAGAGGATGCAGGCGGGGACCGGAAACTTCTGATACTCCAAGTCCATGATCCATATATTTACAAAATCATTGAAAACACCAAGAGTGTGGAGAAACTGCTGCTGCCCCGGCGGGAAGATGACGGCGCATCGTTTTATCTTCACCCCATGCAGCGGGGAAATATCAAGCAGGAACTTATTCAGCTGGGATACCCCGTTGATGACCTCATCCCTCTCAAGGAGGGGGAGCCTCTGGAAATCGGGAAGCTGGAGCAGACCGTATCCGGAGGGGAATTTCATGTCAGGGATTATCAGCTTCAGGCTGCAGACTCATTCGTGGGGAACATGGAAGGGGGTACCGGCTACGGAACTGTGGTTCTCCCCTGCGGCGGCGGAAAGACGATTGTTGGAATTGAGGTGATGTCCCGTCTCAAGACCCAGACGCTGATTCTTGCCCCCAATGTATCTGCGGTTCATCAGTGGAAGCGGGAACTGCTGGATAAAACAAATCTCAGTGAAGATGATATCGGTGAATACAGCGGTCAGCGGAAAGAGATCCGGAAAGTAACCATTGCAACCTATCAGATTCTGGTATGGAGACCCGACATCGACGGAGATTTCCCCCATTTCGACCTGGTGACCAGAAGCAGCTGGGGTCTGATCATCTACGATGAGGTTCATCTTCTCCCCGCCCCCATTTTCCGGGTCACCGCGGAAATCCAGGCGGTACGCAGACTGGGCCTTACCGCCACCCTCGTTCGGGAGGACGGGAAGGAGAAGGAAGTGTTCTCTCTTGTGGGCCCTAAACGTTTCGATGTTCCCTGGAAGGATCTGGAGAGCAGGGGATGGATTTCAGAAGCTATCTGCAAGGAGATACGGGTGGAGCTGCCGGACAAGGATCAGCTGAAGTATGCCACTGCAGACAAGCGGAAGAAATACCGGATCGCCAGTGAAAATGAGCGCAAATACGATATTCTGGATTATCTCATCCATCACCATCCTCAGGATCAGATCCTGATCATCGGGCAATACCTTGAACAGCTGGAAGAGGTGCGGAAACGGATTGACGCACCCATCATCACCGGAAAAACTCCCAACAGCCGCAGAGATGAATTGTATCAGGATTTTCGGGATGGAAAAATCCGGGTTCTTATTGTTTCCAAGGTAGCCAATTTCGCGATTGACCTGCCCGATGCCTCGGTAGCAGTACAGATATCCGGCAGCTTCGGCTCCCGCCAGGAAGAGGCGCAACGACTGGGGAGAATTCTCCGGCCGAAAGAACAGTCGGCGTATTTCTACAGCATCATTTCACGCTATACTGTAGAGGAGGAATTCGGCATGAACCGTCAGAAATTCCTTGCCGAGCAGGGATATTCATATCTTCTAGAGGTGTGGGACGCCTGA
- a CDS encoding M20 metallopeptidase family protein — protein sequence MSELIRHIQRKAEALEERILAIRRHLHAHPELSYREFETAEYIRSQLDELNIPYREEQTGTIARIQGEKKEDGKVTSRNLALRADIDALPVLEANDIPFKSTREGVMHACGHDAHSAVLLGAASILQSLRHEFSGTLNLIFQPAEEKSPGGAKNMIAAGALESMNSILGEHVNPGLPAGKVGFRSGLMMASADEIYMTVHGKGGHAAAPHSVIDPVLISSHIIVALQQIVSRMANPDTPSVLSFGKVDAPGAMNVIPSSVRIEGTFRTVNEEWRERALGEIRSIAQSLASSMGGSCDLEIIRGYPVLENDPSLTRRSMELAKEYLGEENVVELPLVMWAEDFAYYNREIPGCFYNLGIGNGQKGWTSPLHSPNMMVDESALVTGAGLMAYLALGELNLP from the coding sequence ATGAGTGAACTTATACGGCACATACAACGCAAAGCAGAGGCGCTTGAAGAACGGATTCTGGCCATCCGCCGGCATCTTCATGCCCACCCTGAGCTTTCGTACCGGGAATTTGAAACAGCGGAGTACATCCGCAGTCAGCTGGATGAGCTGAACATTCCCTACCGGGAGGAGCAAACCGGAACCATAGCCCGGATCCAGGGGGAAAAGAAAGAAGATGGTAAAGTTACCTCCAGGAACCTTGCGCTCCGGGCGGACATAGATGCCCTGCCAGTGCTTGAAGCCAACGACATCCCGTTTAAAAGCACCAGAGAGGGTGTGATGCATGCCTGCGGCCATGACGCCCACAGTGCAGTATTATTGGGGGCGGCATCCATCCTGCAATCACTCCGGCATGAGTTTTCCGGGACTCTGAACCTGATTTTCCAGCCTGCGGAAGAAAAAAGCCCGGGAGGGGCAAAGAATATGATTGCCGCCGGTGCCCTGGAATCCATGAACTCAATTCTGGGAGAACATGTGAACCCCGGCCTCCCCGCAGGGAAGGTGGGGTTCAGATCCGGACTGATGATGGCCAGTGCGGATGAGATTTACATGACGGTTCATGGAAAAGGCGGACATGCCGCAGCTCCCCACAGCGTGATAGACCCGGTTCTCATTTCCAGTCATATCATTGTAGCTCTCCAGCAGATTGTCAGCAGAATGGCGAATCCTGACACTCCATCAGTTCTCAGTTTCGGAAAAGTGGATGCCCCCGGTGCCATGAACGTAATCCCGTCATCGGTACGCATAGAGGGCACCTTCCGCACCGTGAATGAAGAATGGAGGGAACGTGCTCTGGGAGAGATCCGAAGCATTGCACAGTCCCTGGCATCCAGCATGGGCGGAAGCTGTGACCTGGAAATTATACGGGGTTACCCGGTATTGGAAAATGATCCTTCTCTTACACGCAGGAGTATGGAGCTGGCGAAGGAATATCTGGGAGAGGAAAACGTGGTTGAACTTCCTCTGGTTATGTGGGCTGAAGACTTCGCATACTATAACCGGGAAATTCCCGGCTGTTTCTATAATCTGGGGATAGGCAATGGACAGAAGGGCTGGACGTCCCCCCTTCACAGCCCCAATATGATGGTGGATGAGTCCGCTCTGGTCACCGGCGCAGGACTGATGGCTTATCTTGCATTGGGCGAATTGAACCTGCCGTGA
- a CDS encoding PIN domain-containing protein — translation MPDKHGDTKSFVIDTNVFIHRPDAILSFRDNEIVVPLWVLEELDKLKTYSDERGRNARHAIRFLDEASRHGDLSEGVKLENGSILRVKLTHTENVGSGILQDKMDNKIILAAYELKQEGRHVFFVSKDINARVKATALGIRAVDYEKQKVNVKKLYTGYGQIESSPDTLSNLEQGEKSPGRNSSRRISSFS, via the coding sequence ATGCCCGATAAGCACGGCGACACCAAAAGTTTCGTTATTGATACCAATGTCTTTATTCACCGGCCGGATGCCATTCTCAGCTTCCGGGACAATGAAATAGTGGTTCCCCTTTGGGTGCTTGAAGAACTGGACAAGCTGAAAACCTACAGTGATGAACGGGGCCGCAATGCCCGGCATGCCATCCGCTTCCTGGACGAGGCCAGCCGTCACGGCGACCTTTCAGAAGGGGTGAAACTTGAGAACGGAAGCATTCTCCGGGTGAAGCTGACCCATACTGAAAATGTTGGATCGGGAATTCTTCAGGATAAAATGGATAACAAGATCATTCTTGCCGCCTACGAGCTCAAACAGGAAGGACGGCATGTTTTTTTCGTTTCCAAGGATATTAATGCCAGGGTGAAAGCCACGGCTCTGGGCATCCGGGCAGTGGACTATGAAAAGCAGAAAGTCAATGTGAAGAAGCTGTACACCGGATACGGACAGATCGAAAGCAGTCCCGACACGCTCAGCAACCTGGAACAGGGGGAGAAATCCCCTGGCAGGAACAGCTCCCGCCGAATTTCTTCTTTCTCATGA
- a CDS encoding PhoH family protein codes for MKNSSSSADAEDELISRYISSRGVLKLVDYKMPAVAGVRPLNHEQRMALDLLLDPEVQLVSMVGKAGTGKTLLAIAAGLKLTMEDKKYSRVLVSRPVIPMGKDIGYLPGAKDEKLSHWMQPLFDNLEYILSVYKRQNIKSLDHLMNSKVIELEALSYIRGRSLPSQYIIIDEAQNLSPHEIKTIVSRAGEGSKVVLTGDPYQIDSPYLDSSSNGLSYLVEAFKSQELSGHITLERSERSTLAELAAELL; via the coding sequence ATGAAAAATTCTTCATCCTCCGCTGATGCCGAAGATGAGTTGATTTCCCGTTACATCTCTTCTCGGGGCGTACTGAAACTTGTGGATTATAAAATGCCGGCGGTTGCGGGAGTTCGCCCCCTGAACCACGAGCAGCGGATGGCCTTGGATCTGCTTTTGGATCCTGAGGTGCAGCTGGTGAGCATGGTGGGCAAGGCCGGGACCGGTAAGACGCTGCTGGCGATTGCCGCAGGTCTGAAGCTTACCATGGAGGACAAGAAATACAGCAGAGTTCTGGTGAGCCGGCCGGTAATCCCCATGGGAAAAGATATCGGTTATCTTCCGGGCGCAAAGGATGAAAAGCTCAGTCACTGGATGCAGCCCCTTTTTGATAATCTTGAGTATATCCTTTCGGTGTACAAGCGTCAGAATATTAAAAGTCTGGATCATCTGATGAACAGCAAGGTGATTGAGCTGGAAGCTCTTTCATACATCAGGGGGCGCAGCCTTCCATCACAGTATATCATCATCGATGAAGCCCAGAATCTGTCCCCCCATGAGATCAAAACTATTGTGAGCAGGGCGGGAGAAGGAAGCAAGGTGGTTCTCACCGGAGATCCGTATCAGATTGACAGCCCATATCTGGATTCAAGCTCCAACGGTCTGAGCTACCTGGTGGAGGCGTTCAAGTCCCAGGAACTTTCGGGGCATATTACCCTGGAGCGCTCCGAGCGCAGCACCCTGGCAGAGCTTGCAGCTGAACTTCTGTGA